A single region of the Brassica rapa cultivar Chiifu-401-42 chromosome A03, CAAS_Brap_v3.01, whole genome shotgun sequence genome encodes:
- the LOC103860308 gene encoding GDSL esterase/lipase At2g04570, whose translation MVHLKSLFTLLFFFIITTSLAVTFAGKIPAVIVFGDSTVDAGNNNYIPTVARSNFEPYGRDFDGGKPTGRFCNGKIATDFMSEAIGLKPTIPAYLDPSYNISDFATGVTFASAATGYDNATSDVLSVLPLWKQLEYYKEYQTKLEAYQGKDRATETITNSLYLISIGTNDFLENYFAFPGRSSQYSVDLYQDFLAGIAKDFVTKLHGLGARKISLGGLPPMGCMPLERATNIGTGGECVGRFNDIAVQFNGKLERLVEKLSKELSGSVLVFSNPYEPFMRIIKNPSSFGFEVAAAACCATGMFEMGYSCQRNNPFTCSNADKYVFWDSFHPTQKTHRIMANFLMNDTFSHFL comes from the exons ATGGTACACCTCAAAAGTCTTTTCAcacttcttttcttcttcataaTAACTACGTCGCTAGCCGTAACGTTTGCCGGTAAAATACCAGCGGTCATCGTGTTCGGCGACTCAACCGTTGATGCGGGTAACAACAACTATATCCCAACGGTCGCGAGAAGCAACTTTGAGCCATATGGACGGGACTTTGATGGTGGGAAACCCACTGGGAGGTTTTGTAACGGAAAGATTGCGACGGATTTTATGTCGGAAGCCATAGGGCTCAAACCAACAATTCCGGCATACTTGGATCCTTCTTACAACATTTCAGATTTTGCAACAGGTGTCACTTTTGCTTCTGCTGCCACCGGCTACGACAACGCTACTTCTGATGTGCTG TCGGTTCTACCACTGTGGAAACAACTTGAGTACTACAAAGAATACCAAACAAAACTAGAAGCATACCAAGGAAAAGACCGAGCCACAGAAACCATAACCAATTCTCTCTACCTCATAAGCATAGGGACCAACGACTTCCTGGAGAACTACTTCGCCTTTCCGGGACGTTCTTCTCAATACTCGGTCGATCTTTACCAAGATTTTCTAGCTGGAATCGCCAAAGACTTTGTGACGAAGCTGCACGGACTTGGCGCTAGGAAGATTTCACTAGGTGGATTGCCTCCAATGGGATGCATGCCTTTAGAGAGAGCCACCAACATTGGCACGGGAGGTGAGTGCGTTGGACGCTTTAACGACATTGCGGTCCAGTTCAACGGCAAGCTTGAGAGGCTTGTTGAGAAGCTGAGCAAAGAGCTTTCAGGTTCCGTCCTCGTTTTCTCAAATCCCTATGAACCATTTATGCGAATCATCAAGAACCCTTCCTCTTTTGGGTTCGAGGTGGCCGCAGCGGCTTGCTGTGCGACGGGGATGTTCGAGATGGGATATAGTTGCCAAAGGAATAATCCATTCACATGTTCAAACGCAGACAAGTATGTGTTTTGGGACTCATTTCATCCAACACAGAAGACTCATCGCATCATGGCCAATTTTCTCATGAACGACACATTCTCTCACTTCCTGTAA
- the LOC103874279 gene encoding putative nuclease HARBI1 produces the protein MSSSSSDENDEIEERLDDIIEDFIDEIYDDIVEAEPIPQRTRSYTERHREGGQHQLSNDYFNDDHSTYSIQTFRRRFRMNKGLFMRIVDGLEQFFPFFQQRKDATGRWGLTALQKCTAAIRLLAYGNSADTVDEYLRLGESTALSCLHHFTDGIIQLFGDEYLRPPTAEDLQRLLDMGEKRGFPGMVGSIDCMHWEWKNCPTAWKGQYARGHGKPTIVLEAVASQDLWIWHAFFGLPGTLNDLNVLDRSPVFDDLLEGRAPSVRYMVNNHMYKLAYYLTDGIYPKWSTFIQTIALPQSPKQQLFAQVQESVRKDVERAFGVLQARFAIVKNPVRTMAKEKIGKIMRACIILHNMIVEDERDGYSMRYDISEFEEGESSRTSEVLNANPTLNEIPTILNNIFPNRNDLRDRQTHERLKNDLIENIWNKFGDED, from the coding sequence ATGTCGTCATCTTCATCTGATGAAAATGATGAAATCGAGGAGAGATTGGATGATATTATCGAAGATTTCATTGACGAAATTTACGACGATATAGTGGAGGCCGAACCCATACCGCAAAGAACCCGTAGCTATACTGAACGACACCGCGAAGGAGGACAGCACCAGCTAAGCAATGACTACTTCAACGACGACCATTCGACATATTCGATACAAACTTTCAGACGCCGATTCCGCATGAATAAGGGATTATTCATGCGTATTGTCGATGGCCTTGAACAATTCTTTCCATTCTTTCAGCAAAGAAAAGATGCAACGGGGAGGTGGGGTCTTACTGCACTACAAAAATGCACGGCAGCAATTCGTCTACTTGCTTATGGAAATTCGGCTGACACGGttgacgaatatctccgacttggtgaGAGCACTGCACTTTCTTGTTTACATCATTTCACTGATGGGATAATACAGTTATTCGGAGATGAGTATCTGCGACCACCCACAGCAGAGGATCTTCAACGACTACTCGATATGGGAGAGAAACGAGGGTTTCCTGGGATGGTCGGGAGCATTGACTGTATGCACTGGGAGTGGAAAAATTGTccaaccgcttggaaaggacagTACGCCCGTGGCCACGGAAAACCGACTATTGTTCTAGAGGCCGTAgcttcacaagatctttggatttGGCACGCATTTTTTGGTCTTCCAGGTACCTTAAATGATCTTAATGTCCTCGATCGATCTCCTGTGTTTGATGACCTTTTAGAAGGTCGAGCTCCCAGTGTGAGGTACATGGTCAACAACCACATGTATAAGTTGGCATATTACCTCACAGAtggtatatatccaaaatggtcaacatttatccaaacTATCGCACTCCCTCAAAGTCCTAAACAACAGTTATTTGCTCAAGTTCAAGAATCAGTccgaaaagatgtcgaacgggcttttggagtattgcaagcTCGGTTTGCGATTGTGAAAAACCCGGTTCGTACAATGGCCAAAGAGAAGATAGGGAAGAtaatgagagcatgtatcatactacaCAATATGATAGTTGAAGATGAACGAGATGGTTATTCAATGCGGTACGATATTTCAGAATTTGAAGAAGGAGAATCTTCCAGAACTTCGGAGGTCCTAAACGCAAACCCTACACTAAACGAAATCCCGACAATTCTCAATAATATATTTCCCAACCGAAATGATCTTCGTGATAGGCAAACTCATGAACGATTGAAGAATGATTTGATCGAAAACATTTGGAATAAATTTGGCGATGAAGATTAA
- the LOC117132616 gene encoding glutathione S-transferase T3-like, with amino-acid sequence MSGYRHLLFSQMPVDLESPEPFWLGSQTPDDSPSEISPECPSQIPPECPSQVPGQSRRQVPGQSRRQVPEESVKTFPDRRKYTPKEDRILIGAWLNTSKDPLVGNEQRAVAFWKRIVDYYNASPQLVVEVPREVTSCKQRWSRINHEVSRFTGCYNQALREQRSGQNDDDVIKASYDIFFTKYDTKFTLDHCWRELRHEQKWASTYMAKDGGKEKRRPVVDLDGPEENVVGEDEDRPVGVKAAKGASKKKKSGRDEELSKLQGVLELKEKLSRNKVLDRLLAKKEPLSEIETTLKMKLMSEML; translated from the coding sequence ATGTCGGGTTATAGACACCTTCTGTTCAGTCAAATGCCAGTAGATCTTGAATCACCCGAGCCTTTTTGGCTTGGGTCTCAAACTCCTGATGATTCTCCTAGCGAAATCTCTCCTGAGTGTCCTAGCCAAATCCCTCCTGAGTGTCCTAGTCAAGTCCCTGGTCAGTCTCGTAGGCAAGTCCCTGGTCAGTCTCGTAGGCAAGTCCCTGAGGAGTCTGTTAAGACCTTTCCAGATAGAAGGAAATATACACCCAAAGAGGATAGGATCCTTATTGGTGCTTGGCTTAACACCAGTAAGGACCCTCTCGTAGGCAACGAGCAGAGAGCTGTTGCTTTCTGGAAGCGTATTGTAGACTACTACAACGCCAGCCCTCAGCTCGTTGTGGAAGTACCGCGGGAGGTTACTTCTTGTAAGCAGAGGTGGTCTAGGATCAATCATGAAGTATCCAGATTCACTGGTTGCTACAACCAGGCGCTGAGGGAGCAGAGAAGCGGCcaaaatgatgatgatgtgatCAAAGCTTCTTACGACATATTCTTCACCAAGTACGATACCAAGTTCACACTCGATCACTGCTGGAGAGAGCTCAGGCATGAGCAGAAATGGGCCTCCACATATATGGCTAAGGATGGTGGAAAGGAAAAGCGGAGGCCGGTGGTGGATCTTGACGGACCAGAAGAAAATGTTGTTGGAGAAGATGAGGATAGACCCGTCGGGGTAAAGGCTGCGAAAGGTGccagtaagaagaagaagagtggtcGAGATGAGGAGTTGTCTAAGCTACAAGGCGTTTTGGAACTTAAGGAAAAACTTTCTAGAAATAAAGTCCTTGATCGCTTGCTGGCCAAGAAAGAGCCATTGTCTGAGAttgaaacaacactaaaaatgaaGCTTATGTCTGAAATGTTATGA
- the LOC103860309 gene encoding cysteine-rich receptor-like protein kinase 14 isoform X1, whose product MKLKNFFQIFWFVLVGFIVVSAQECGRTGSFIPGDGYDTNRGLILSSLASDVSARGGFFNGSIGQGPDRVYALGMCIQGAEPDVCSKCIDHASNVLLDRCPNQTEGLNWPEVRILCMVRYSNRSFFGSLKAEPHFHSPNQDDIRYNSTVFDQVWGDLARRMIASATLPSSKRKYYAADIASLSLTSFQIIYALMQCTPDLSLEDCNICLTQSVSNYESCCYGKQGGIVYRASCVFRWELYPFSEAFSGITLEPPPEAPAGNVTNKKGESSSSKTISTCVVCIIHNSLNPSDIRDCAGSETISIGIFKAIVIQTAIIIIFLVLLALGFFIYRRRKSCRALGSQGSSTEIPVIHSLQYDFKAIEAATNKFSERNLIGQGGFGDVFKAVLNGREVAVKRLSKTSGQGGREFKNEAVLVAKLQHRNLVRLFGFCVQEDEKILVYEFVPNKSLDYFLFDPSSIQGQLNWKTRYNIIGGIARGVLYLHQDSRLRVIHRDLKASNILLSANMNPKISDFGLATIFRMEQTRGNTNRIAGTYAYMSPEYAMHGQFSMKSDIYSFGVLVLEIISGKKNSGVYQMDETSTAGNLVTYAWRLWINGSPLELVDPAIGRNYQSNEVTRCIHIALLCIQENPDDRPLLSNIILMLGSNTSTLPAPCLPGSFPRSRQELVHVSEGLESNESTGRPTTYSFNDVSITDLEPR is encoded by the exons ATGAAATTAAAGAATTTCTTCCAAATCTTCTGGTTTGTCCTTGTAGGTTTTATTGTTGTGTCTGCACAAGAATGTGGGCGAACTGGTTCTTTTATTCCCGGTGATGGGTACGACACAAACCGGGGCCTTATCCTCTCTTCTCTTGCTTCTGACGTTTCAGCTAGAGGCGGCTTCTTCAATGGTTCAATAGGCCAAGGCCCTGATCGAGTTTATGCTCTAGGGATGTGCATCCAAGGTGCTGAACCAGATGTTTGCTCCAAATGTATTGATCATGCGTCTAATGTGTTATTAGACAGGTGTCCCAACCAGACAGAAGGCCTCAACTGGCCGGAAGTACGGATCTTATGTATGGTACGATACTCCAACCGTTCGTTTTTTGGATCGCTCAAGGCAGAACCACATTTTCATTCCCCCAATCAAGACGATATCAGGTACAACTCAACAGTGTTTGATCAAGTGTGGGGAGACCTAGCACGTCGTATGATAGCCAGTGCCACTTTACCTTCATCGAAACGCAAGTACTACGCAGCTGACATAGCATCTTTGTCCCTGACATCTTTCCAGATTATATATGCGTTAATGCAATGCACTCCGGACTTATCTCTGGAGGATTGCAATATCTGTTTAACACAAAGTGTTTCTAACTATGAATCATGCTGCTATGGGAAACAAGGTGGCATTGTTTACCGGGCCAGCTGTGTTTTTCGGTGGGAACTATATCCCTTCTCTGAAGCTTTTAGCGGTATTACGTTGGAACCTCCGCCTGAAGCCCCAGCAGGAAACGTGACCAATAAGAAAGGTGAGTCTTCGAGTAGCAAAACTATAAGCACATGTGTAGTGTGtatcattcataattcattaaATCCTTCAGACATTCGGGATTGTGCAGGTAGCGAGACAATCTCAATAGGAATCTTCAAGGCAATTGTTATTCAAACtgccattattattattttcttggtaCTGCTTGCGCTaggattttttatatataggaGGAGAAAGTCATGCCGAGCATTAGGTTCCCAAG GATCAAGTACTGAGATCCCGGTTATACACTCATTACAATACGATTTCAAAGCCATTGAAGCTgcaacaaataaattttcagAGAGAAACTTAATTGGCCAAGGTGGATTTGGAGATGTTTTCAAG GCTGTTCTTAACGGAAGGGAAGTTGCAGTTAAGAGGCTTTCAAAAACATCAGGACAAGGTGGAAGAGAGTTCAAGAATGAGGCTGTTCTCGTGGCAAAGCTTCAACACAGAAACCTGGTTCGGCTCTTTGGATTTTGTGTGCAAGAAGATGAAAAGATACTTGTCTATGAGTTTGTGCCTAACAAAAGCCTCGATTACTTCCTTTTTG ACCCTTCTTCAATACAGGGTCAGCTGAACTGGAAAACGCGATATAATATTATCGGGGGAATTGCTCGAGGAGTTCTGTATCTTCATCAAGACTCACGGCTCAGAGTAATACACCGAGATCTCAAAGCCAGCAACATTCTCTTAAGTGCCAATATGAACCCAAAAATTTCAGACTTTGGATTGGCGACTATTTTTAGAATGGAGCAAACTCGAGGCAACACCAACAGAATTGCTGGCACTTA CGCTTACATGTCTCCTGAGTATGCGATGCATGGTCAATTCTCCATGAAATCTGACATATACAGCTTTGGAGTCTTAGTTCTCGAAATTATAAGCGGAAAGAAAAACAGTGGTGTCTACCAGATGGATGAAACTAGTACTGCTGGAAACTTGGTCACTTAT GCATGGAGGCTTTGGATAAACGGGTCACCATTAGAACTGGTGGATCCAGCTATTGGAAGGAATTATCAGAGTAATGAAGTCACTAGATGCATCCATATCGCACTCTTATGTATTCAAGAAAATCCAGATGACCGTCCTTTGTTATCAAACATCATCTTGATGCTCGGTAGTAACACAAGCACTCTACCGGCTCCTTGCTTACCGGGGTCTTTCCCACGAAGCAGGCAAGAACTGGTCCACGTATCTGAGGGATTAGAATCAAATGAATCTACGGGAAGACCTACTACTTATTCATTTAATGACGTGTCGATTACCGATTTAGAGCCTCGTTGA
- the LOC103860309 gene encoding cysteine-rich receptor-like protein kinase 11 isoform X2, with protein sequence MYGTILQPFVFWIAQGRTTFSFPQSRRYQIIYALMQCTPDLSLEDCNICLTQSVSNYESCCYGKQGGIVYRASCVFRWELYPFSEAFSGITLEPPPEAPAGNVTNKKGESSSSKTISTCVVCIIHNSLNPSDIRDCAGSETISIGIFKAIVIQTAIIIIFLVLLALGFFIYRRRKSCRALGSQGSSTEIPVIHSLQYDFKAIEAATNKFSERNLIGQGGFGDVFKAVLNGREVAVKRLSKTSGQGGREFKNEAVLVAKLQHRNLVRLFGFCVQEDEKILVYEFVPNKSLDYFLFDPSSIQGQLNWKTRYNIIGGIARGVLYLHQDSRLRVIHRDLKASNILLSANMNPKISDFGLATIFRMEQTRGNTNRIAGTYAYMSPEYAMHGQFSMKSDIYSFGVLVLEIISGKKNSGVYQMDETSTAGNLVTYAWRLWINGSPLELVDPAIGRNYQSNEVTRCIHIALLCIQENPDDRPLLSNIILMLGSNTSTLPAPCLPGSFPRSRQELVHVSEGLESNESTGRPTTYSFNDVSITDLEPR encoded by the exons ATGTATGGTACGATACTCCAACCGTTCGTTTTTTGGATCGCTCAAGGCAGAACCACATTTTCATTCCCCCAATCAAGACGATATCAG ATTATATATGCGTTAATGCAATGCACTCCGGACTTATCTCTGGAGGATTGCAATATCTGTTTAACACAAAGTGTTTCTAACTATGAATCATGCTGCTATGGGAAACAAGGTGGCATTGTTTACCGGGCCAGCTGTGTTTTTCGGTGGGAACTATATCCCTTCTCTGAAGCTTTTAGCGGTATTACGTTGGAACCTCCGCCTGAAGCCCCAGCAGGAAACGTGACCAATAAGAAAGGTGAGTCTTCGAGTAGCAAAACTATAAGCACATGTGTAGTGTGtatcattcataattcattaaATCCTTCAGACATTCGGGATTGTGCAGGTAGCGAGACAATCTCAATAGGAATCTTCAAGGCAATTGTTATTCAAACtgccattattattattttcttggtaCTGCTTGCGCTaggattttttatatataggaGGAGAAAGTCATGCCGAGCATTAGGTTCCCAAG GATCAAGTACTGAGATCCCGGTTATACACTCATTACAATACGATTTCAAAGCCATTGAAGCTgcaacaaataaattttcagAGAGAAACTTAATTGGCCAAGGTGGATTTGGAGATGTTTTCAAG GCTGTTCTTAACGGAAGGGAAGTTGCAGTTAAGAGGCTTTCAAAAACATCAGGACAAGGTGGAAGAGAGTTCAAGAATGAGGCTGTTCTCGTGGCAAAGCTTCAACACAGAAACCTGGTTCGGCTCTTTGGATTTTGTGTGCAAGAAGATGAAAAGATACTTGTCTATGAGTTTGTGCCTAACAAAAGCCTCGATTACTTCCTTTTTG ACCCTTCTTCAATACAGGGTCAGCTGAACTGGAAAACGCGATATAATATTATCGGGGGAATTGCTCGAGGAGTTCTGTATCTTCATCAAGACTCACGGCTCAGAGTAATACACCGAGATCTCAAAGCCAGCAACATTCTCTTAAGTGCCAATATGAACCCAAAAATTTCAGACTTTGGATTGGCGACTATTTTTAGAATGGAGCAAACTCGAGGCAACACCAACAGAATTGCTGGCACTTA CGCTTACATGTCTCCTGAGTATGCGATGCATGGTCAATTCTCCATGAAATCTGACATATACAGCTTTGGAGTCTTAGTTCTCGAAATTATAAGCGGAAAGAAAAACAGTGGTGTCTACCAGATGGATGAAACTAGTACTGCTGGAAACTTGGTCACTTAT GCATGGAGGCTTTGGATAAACGGGTCACCATTAGAACTGGTGGATCCAGCTATTGGAAGGAATTATCAGAGTAATGAAGTCACTAGATGCATCCATATCGCACTCTTATGTATTCAAGAAAATCCAGATGACCGTCCTTTGTTATCAAACATCATCTTGATGCTCGGTAGTAACACAAGCACTCTACCGGCTCCTTGCTTACCGGGGTCTTTCCCACGAAGCAGGCAAGAACTGGTCCACGTATCTGAGGGATTAGAATCAAATGAATCTACGGGAAGACCTACTACTTATTCATTTAATGACGTGTCGATTACCGATTTAGAGCCTCGTTGA
- the LOC103860310 gene encoding BTB/POZ domain-containing protein At2g04740 yields MSPIENSSSWTLESDLEDLDIDLQDYGPPLPPKKVPNGDIFEASRAGDVDRLRYLLETGVNVNARDRWDSVALYYACLTGRLDAARLLLENGAICSEHTFDGDRCHYASLNLRIRKLLKAFEARPPPLAPLQASLRDTFLGCRHNQAYLKQGSDGNSVSVDETGSSSYFPPDVTFFVQGRPVEAHRVILSARSPFFKQKFENEWKDRREVRFSKEKLSYPALCSLIHFFYSDRLEISVDDMEDLVRICKVCKCESLQKIVEKELIHQRYAEYKTHRDLDNSMKRFILQGVALPEEDRLPASLGRILGVDSLADVCVRVDKRSYYCHQVILASRSEYFRARLSRVNDFNEGKNGLPGDSLAFLEEHDLSAEAFEKMIEYMYTDGLKEISPDQAEEIFDVASRYLLFPLKRAVADALLPHLESATPAELCHWLVLSDMYGVLKIREYCLDLVACNFEAFVETREFRAMLLTLPPPSGDSSLRTTVPSAPGATMTTDQGNLLDDLREKWLEAEALELDMRDESALIFDKRLRMLVEMAEQEKLESEAEDNRDTGP; encoded by the exons ATGTCTCCGATCGAGAATTCGTCGTCTTGGACACTCGAATCCGACCTAGAGGATCTAGACATCGACCTCCAGGACTACGGACCTCCCCTGCCTCCCAAAAAAGTCCCCAACGGAGACATTTTCGAAGCCTCCCGCGCCGGAGACGTCGACAGGCTCCGCTACCTCCTCGAGACCGGAGTCAACGTCAACGCTCGCGACCGTTGGGACTCCGTTGCTCTCTACTACGCCTGCCTCACCGGACGCCTCGACGCCGCTCGGTTGCTTCTCGAAAACGGCGCCATTTGCTCCGAGCATACTTTCGACGGCGACCGTTGTCACTACGCTTCTCTTAATCTAAGAATCCGGAAGCTTCTCAAGGCTTTCGAAGCTCGTCCGCCTCCTCTTGCTCCCTTGCAAGCTTCTCTTAGGGATACGTTTCTCGGTTGCCGCCACAATCAAGCTTATCTCAAACAAGGTTCTGATGGGAACAGTG TTTCAGTTGATGAGACTGGTAGTTCCAGTTACTTCCCACCGGATGTGACATTCTTCGTTCAAGGCAGACCAGTTGAAGCACACAGGGTTATCTTAAGCGCTCGGTCTCCGTTCTTCAAGCAAAAGTTCGAGAACGAATGGAAAGACCGGAGAGAAGTCAGGTTCTCCAAAGAGAAACTTTCGTACCCCGCTCTCTGCAGCCTCATCCACTTCTTCTACTCTGATAGGCTTGAGATCTCCGTCGACGATATGGAAGATCTCGTAAGGATCTGCAAAGTCTGCAAATGCGAATCTCTGCAGAAGATCGTCGAGAAGGAGCTGATTCACCAGAGATATGCTGAGTACAAGACGCATAGAGATCTTGATAACTCAATGAAACGGTTTATCTTGCAGGGTGTGGCCCTTCCGGAGGAAGACAGGCTTCCTGCTTCCTTGGGTAGGATTCTTGGAGTGGATAGCCTTGCTGACGTTTGCGTTAGAGTTGATAAAAGGAGTTATTATTGCCATCAGGTGATACTAGCGTCGAGGTCAGAGTACTTCAGAGCGAGGCTATCACGAGTGAATGATTTTAATGAGGGGAAAAATGGTTTGCCTGGTGATAGTCTTGCGTTTCTTGAAGAACATGATTTGAGCGCTGAGGCTTTCGAGAAGATGATTGAGTATAT GTACACTGATGGGTTGAAGGAGATCAGTCCAGATCAG GCTGAGGAGATCTTTGATGTTGCATCTCGCTACTTACTGTTTCCTCTTAAACGCGCTGTGGCTGACGCCTTGTTGCCTCATTTGGAATCAGCCACACCTGCAGAGCTCTGTCATTGGCTTGTTTTGTCAGATAT GTACGGTGTGTTGAAGATAAGGGAGTATTGTCTAGACTTGGTTGCTTGTAATTTCGAGGCGTTTGTGGAAACCCGCGAGTTCAGGGCAATGCTATTAACGTTGCCTCCACCATCAGGGGACTCTTCACTTCGGACCACTGTTCCAAGTGCACCAGGTGCAACGATGACCACAGACCAAGGGAATTTGCTCGATGATCTGAGAGAGAAGTGGCTTGAAGCGGAGGCTTTGGAGCTTGACATGAGAGACGAGAGTGCTTTGATTTTCGATAAGCGCCTCAGAATGCTTGTGGAAATGGCGGAGCAAGAGAAATTAGAGTCAGAAGCAGAGGACAACAGAGACACCGGTCCATGA
- the LOC103860311 gene encoding fasciclin-like arabinogalactan protein 7: MAKMQFSIFIAVAFIVFSASTNAKTASPPAPMLPPTPAPAPAPHHVNLTELLSVAGPFHTFLDYLLSSGVIETFQSQANNTEEGVTIFVPKDDAFKAQKNPPLSNLTKDQLKQLLLSHALPHYYSLSEFKNLSQSGPVSTFAGGQYPLKFTDVSGTVRIETLWTRTKVSSSVFSTDPVAVYQVNRVLLPEAIFGTDVPPMPAPAPAPVVSSPSDSPSADSDEANASSPKSSHKNSAQTLALAPVAMVVSGLVALFL; the protein is encoded by the coding sequence ATGGCAAAGATGCAGTTTTCAATCTTTATCGCCGTCGCCTTCATCGTCTTCTCTGCATCAACAAACGCCAAAACCGCAAGCCCACCAGCTCCAATGCTACCACCGACACCAGCTCCAGCACCGGCCCCACACCACGTGAATCTCACCGAGCTTCTAAGCGTAGCTGGTCCCTTCCACACGTTCCTCGACTACCTCCTCTCGTCAGGAGTCATCGAAACGTTCCAAAGCCAAGCCAACAACACCGAGGAAGGCGTCACGATCTTCGTCCCAAAAGACGATGCCTTCAAGGCTCAGAAGAATCCTCCTCTCTCGAACCTCACCAAGGACCAGCTCAAGCAGCTTCTCCTCTCCCACGCTCTTCCTCACTACTACTCTCTTTCCGAGTTCAAGAACCTGAGCCAATCCGGTCCGGTTAGCACCTTCGCCGGTGGACAGTACCCTTTGAAGTTCACTGATGTTTCCGGTACGGTTAGGATCGAGACGCTCTGGACCAGGACTAAAGTCAGCAGCAGCGTTTTCTCCACCGACCCCGTGGCGGTTTACCAAGTGAACCGGGTGCTTTTGCCTGAAGCGATCTTTGGAACTGATGTTCCTCCAATGCCTGCTCCGGCTCCTGCTCCTGTGGTTAGCTCTCCTTCTGATTCGCCTTCTGCTGATTCTGATGAAGCCAACGCTTCTTCGCCTAAGTCGTCGCACAAGAACTCAGCACAGACGCTGGCTTTAGCTCCAGTCGCTATGGTGGTTTCCGGTTTGGTGGCATTGTTCTTGTGA
- the LOC103860312 gene encoding uncharacterized protein LOC103860312 produces MASQFFIPSANVTSGGGDAVYVATVPLRATGGPPQLIMSMAYSLNIWNLQHFMVLIKPSSSIPQEVIVFDFQPVNPESIEAAVSIISGKSVPGVVMQRKLKNVPKQRCWMVGSPKGNNAMEMAIEFNSSWETDLRVGFHDCRHYTNELVQHLTGEIQIVERLTKSISS; encoded by the exons ATGGCGTCTCAATTCTTCATACCATCAGCAAACGTCACCAGTGGCGGCGGAGATGCCGTTTATGTTGCGACCGTGCCGCTCAGAGCAACGGGTGGTCCACCACAGCTTATCATGTCAATGGCCTACTCACTAAATATATGGAATTTACAACATTTCATGGTTCTCATCAaaccatcttcttcaattccTCAAGAG GTAATCGTGTTTGATTTCCAGCCTGTTAATCCAGAAAGCATAGAAGCAGCAGTATCAATTATATCAGGAAAATCGGTTCCAG GAGTAGTGATGCAAAGAAAGTTGAAGAATGTTCCTAAACAAAGATGTTGGATGGTTGGATCACCCAAAGGGAACAATGCCATGGAAATGGCAATTGAGTTTAATAGCTCATGGGAGACTGATCTTAGAGTTGGCTTTCATGATTGCCGACATTATACCAATG AACTTGTTCAACATCTTACCGGAGAAATACAAATTGTTGAGCGACTCACAAAAAGCATCAGCAGTTAG